A genomic segment from Myxococcales bacterium encodes:
- a CDS encoding metallophosphoesterase: MSSTSGRAQRIAHLSDVHLLDDQRRFDLRCRFVSVARPLDAALRVKKLLLALRAALRAGVDHVIISGDLTEMGTDKEFERFAEVLHDAHVDPDAVTLVPGNHDAYTAPDGWRRALQGPLAAFARGSAETSGKVVERRGFLLLPLDVTRHQSVARSGGELTEQAAHGVESRLKDAALADRPVVVVQHHPPFGNPRSPWHFIDGLTGYARMLKLMITHPRVHVLHGHAHRTTDRVVPPVAPTGHVLAHGVRAPSPWRQPRVFGAPAVVEDSEGTPRVRLYEVRDGCVHAAGLAA; this comes from the coding sequence ATGAGCTCGACTTCTGGCCGTGCGCAGCGCATCGCGCACCTCTCCGATGTGCACCTCCTAGACGATCAGCGCCGCTTCGACCTTCGGTGTCGCTTCGTCAGCGTCGCCCGGCCACTTGATGCGGCCCTGCGCGTAAAGAAGCTCCTCCTCGCGCTCCGGGCTGCGCTCCGCGCCGGTGTGGACCACGTGATCATCTCCGGCGACCTGACGGAGATGGGCACCGACAAGGAGTTCGAGCGGTTCGCCGAGGTCTTGCACGACGCCCACGTCGATCCCGACGCGGTCACGCTCGTGCCTGGCAATCACGACGCGTACACGGCGCCCGACGGGTGGCGTCGCGCTCTCCAAGGACCACTCGCCGCCTTCGCGCGTGGCAGCGCAGAGACGAGCGGCAAGGTCGTCGAGCGGCGCGGTTTTCTGCTGCTGCCGCTCGACGTCACCCGACACCAGTCGGTCGCTCGCTCCGGCGGTGAGCTGACCGAGCAAGCCGCACACGGCGTCGAGTCCCGCCTCAAAGACGCGGCGCTTGCCGACCGCCCCGTCGTCGTTGTGCAGCATCACCCGCCCTTCGGCAATCCGCGCAGCCCGTGGCACTTCATCGATGGCCTAACCGGGTACGCACGCATGCTCAAGCTCATGATCACGCACCCGCGCGTTCACGTCCTCCACGGTCACGCGCACCGGACAACCGATCGCGTCGTGCCGCCGGTCGCACCGACCGGCCACGTCCTCGCCCACGGCGTTCGCGCACCGAGCCCGTGGCGACAGCCCCGCGTCTTCGGTGCGCCGGCCGTCGTCGAGGATTCGGAGGGCACGCCGCGGGTTCGCCTCTACGAGGTGCGCGATGGCTGCGTCCACGCGGCGGGCCTCGCCGCGTAG
- a CDS encoding UDP-N-acetylmuramate:L-alanyl-gamma-D-glutamyl-meso-diaminopimelate ligase, which yields MHVHLVGVSGTGMGALAMLLKQEGHRVTGSDVAFDPPIGPALEAAGIECLHGWEVAHLEPAPDLVIVGNAIRRENAEAACAEARGLRRSSMSQALRELFLEGRKALVVAGTHGKTTTSAMCAHVLQSAELEPGWFIGGLPKNLPSGAAVGSRKRRLTAHATGALATKTPFVVEGDEYDAVYWHKKAKFLDYVGASDSDVVIVTGVEHDHIDIYADAQSYEAAFRDLVGRVPERGLLVCDASQKVAAALVREARAEVAYYALEGDDTGGITPTWTAAPVAPQDGIQPFDLFGAGSYAGRFSLKVPGVHNIRNAVACVAATTMGFGVDLQKARAALGSFAGVARRQDLLGTPGGVFVYDDFAHHPTAVFETLNALRSKHTGGALVAIFEPRSATACRSIHQEAYVPAFRAADRVILAPLGRKGIPEAERLDVARLAREIGSHATAAGSTDEIVTLVGASAKRGDVVAILSNGAFAGLHTRVLAALGENAS from the coding sequence ATGCACGTTCACCTCGTAGGCGTCTCGGGCACCGGCATGGGTGCCCTCGCGATGTTGCTCAAGCAAGAGGGCCACCGCGTGACGGGCTCCGACGTTGCCTTTGACCCGCCTATCGGTCCGGCCCTCGAAGCGGCCGGCATCGAATGCCTGCACGGATGGGAGGTGGCGCACCTCGAACCGGCCCCTGATCTCGTCATCGTGGGCAACGCAATCCGACGGGAAAACGCGGAGGCGGCCTGCGCGGAGGCGCGAGGGCTGAGGCGGTCGAGCATGTCGCAGGCGTTGCGCGAGTTGTTCCTCGAGGGCCGCAAGGCACTGGTGGTTGCCGGCACGCACGGCAAGACAACGACCAGCGCGATGTGCGCACACGTGTTGCAGAGCGCAGAGCTCGAGCCGGGATGGTTCATCGGCGGCTTGCCGAAGAACTTGCCGTCGGGCGCGGCCGTCGGCTCGCGAAAGCGACGTCTCACGGCCCATGCGACGGGCGCCCTAGCGACGAAGACGCCGTTCGTCGTCGAAGGCGACGAATACGACGCGGTGTATTGGCACAAGAAGGCGAAGTTTCTCGACTATGTGGGCGCCTCCGACAGCGACGTTGTCATCGTGACGGGCGTCGAGCACGACCACATCGACATCTACGCCGATGCGCAGAGCTACGAGGCCGCGTTCCGCGACCTCGTTGGCCGCGTTCCCGAGAGGGGCCTCTTGGTGTGCGACGCCAGCCAGAAGGTCGCGGCGGCGCTCGTTCGCGAGGCACGGGCAGAGGTCGCCTATTACGCACTTGAAGGCGACGACACCGGCGGGATCACGCCAACCTGGACCGCCGCGCCTGTTGCGCCGCAGGACGGAATCCAACCGTTCGACCTCTTCGGCGCGGGCAGCTACGCGGGCCGCTTCTCGCTCAAGGTGCCGGGTGTTCATAACATTCGCAACGCCGTGGCGTGCGTGGCGGCGACGACGATGGGCTTTGGCGTGGACCTCCAGAAGGCGCGGGCGGCTCTCGGCTCGTTCGCGGGGGTAGCACGCCGGCAGGACCTCCTCGGGACGCCCGGCGGTGTCTTCGTTTACGACGACTTCGCGCACCACCCCACGGCGGTCTTCGAGACCTTGAACGCGCTGCGGTCGAAACACACGGGCGGGGCGCTCGTGGCGATCTTCGAGCCTCGAAGTGCGACGGCGTGCCGCTCGATCCATCAGGAGGCGTACGTGCCTGCGTTCCGTGCCGCGGACCGCGTCATTCTTGCCCCGCTGGGCCGGAAGGGCATCCCGGAAGCCGAGCGCCTCGACGTCGCGAGGCTCGCGCGAGAGATTGGCTCGCATGCGACGGCGGCCGGCAGCACTGACGAGATCGTGACGCTCGTCGGCGCGAGCGCCAAACGGGGCGACGTCGTCGCGATCTTATCGAACGGTGCATTTGCGGGACTCCACACCCGGGTCCTCGCGGCCCTCGGTGAGAACGCCTCGTGA
- a CDS encoding alpha/beta hydrolase — protein sequence METSIAKLQVMGKSFTYEAAGRGDVVLFIHGSGFSGAMWMPFARALEARVRSVMVDLLGYGRSQAVRHGEVVDDSFDLALLKQVIERESSGAPVHLVGHSYGAVLAAKLALQDRALVRSLALVEPALFGPLRAERPADCVGELESLFGDGKMLDPAFGATEAWAARLYDYWTGKGAFALLTPRQKELQLEGSQKAFCEVREAALDVQPFARYSALPKPLLLVGGERSTACASRIMSRLGHVSGAVVHVVPAATHFLPITHGPELLEMLIRMWLIPESQVTKAHVGAV from the coding sequence ATGGAAACTTCGATCGCGAAGCTCCAAGTGATGGGGAAGTCGTTCACCTACGAAGCCGCAGGGCGCGGGGACGTGGTCCTCTTCATTCATGGCTCCGGCTTTTCGGGGGCCATGTGGATGCCCTTCGCCCGAGCCCTCGAGGCGCGCGTCCGCTCGGTCATGGTCGATCTCCTTGGTTACGGTCGCTCTCAGGCCGTCCGCCACGGCGAGGTCGTCGACGACTCTTTCGATCTCGCTCTGCTCAAGCAAGTCATTGAACGCGAGTCGTCCGGTGCGCCGGTGCACCTCGTCGGCCATTCCTACGGTGCCGTTCTCGCAGCCAAGCTAGCGCTCCAGGATAGGGCCCTTGTTCGGTCACTCGCGCTCGTGGAGCCCGCGCTCTTTGGCCCGCTCCGCGCCGAACGCCCCGCGGATTGCGTGGGGGAACTCGAGTCGCTCTTCGGCGATGGGAAGATGCTCGATCCGGCCTTCGGCGCCACGGAGGCGTGGGCCGCGCGCCTCTACGACTACTGGACTGGCAAGGGCGCCTTCGCGCTGCTGACGCCGCGGCAAAAGGAGCTTCAGCTGGAGGGCTCCCAGAAGGCGTTCTGCGAGGTTCGGGAGGCCGCCCTCGATGTGCAACCCTTCGCGCGCTACTCGGCCCTGCCGAAGCCACTCCTGCTTGTTGGCGGCGAACGCAGCACCGCTTGCGCGAGTCGCATCATGAGCCGCCTCGGTCACGTGAGCGGAGCCGTCGTCCATGTTGTGCCGGCCGCGACACACTTTCTCCCGATTACCCATGGCCCTGAGCTCCTCGAGATGCTGATCCGCATGTGGCTCATCCCAGAAAGCCAGGTCACCAAAGCGCACGTCGGCGCCGTGTGA
- a CDS encoding peptidylglycine alpha-amidating monooxygenase produces MQRASSGALALCLFGGLAACYSDALTPTNPIDGGVAPAAASPLPCDVDKVLAERCRSCHGAKPAFGAPMPLVTFDDLRAPSKSAPERSVYELVKQRIHDDARPMPQAPNARLNPDETATLDGWIVRGAPRGEGTCTQGSTTPPPAPNLVPTLSCPTPGATLSPGTPFSMPAGVTDLYAYYGVSVNVGAKRHITAIAPVVQNTNIVHHILLLQVDAPVSPTPTTVAPAGKMRLLFAWAPGGKALDLPPNVGFPEEGTAHYVVQIHYNNLAGLPNQTDASGFSTCTGAPREHEADVMAFGTEAFSLPPRTKTAKRCTVEVPADYAGLTLFSAMPHQHQLGTSISTTLRRGTQAIDLGTRSPWNFQNQEWSPIAAVTQTGDKIETRCEWVNGGTEAVSYGEKTLDEMCYSFTLYYPRRTAPDWSWDVPAKATTCVDE; encoded by the coding sequence ATGCAGCGAGCGAGCAGCGGCGCCCTTGCCCTTTGCCTCTTCGGGGGCCTTGCGGCCTGTTATTCCGACGCTCTCACGCCAACGAACCCCATCGACGGCGGCGTTGCCCCCGCCGCCGCATCGCCCCTTCCGTGCGACGTCGACAAGGTGCTAGCCGAGCGGTGCCGCTCCTGCCACGGTGCGAAGCCCGCCTTCGGCGCGCCGATGCCCCTTGTGACCTTCGACGATCTCCGAGCACCGTCGAAGAGCGCGCCTGAGCGGTCCGTCTACGAGCTCGTCAAACAACGCATTCACGATGACGCGCGCCCCATGCCGCAGGCGCCCAACGCGCGCCTCAATCCCGACGAGACCGCGACCCTCGATGGATGGATCGTCCGTGGAGCGCCGCGCGGCGAGGGCACCTGCACCCAAGGTTCAACGACGCCCCCGCCGGCGCCGAACCTGGTGCCGACGCTCTCGTGCCCGACGCCGGGCGCGACGCTTTCGCCGGGCACGCCCTTCAGCATGCCGGCCGGCGTGACTGACCTCTACGCCTACTACGGCGTTAGCGTGAACGTCGGCGCGAAGCGCCACATCACCGCCATTGCACCTGTGGTGCAGAATACAAATATCGTTCACCACATCCTGCTCTTGCAGGTGGACGCGCCTGTCTCACCGACGCCCACGACCGTCGCGCCGGCGGGCAAGATGCGCCTGCTCTTCGCCTGGGCCCCTGGCGGAAAAGCCCTCGACCTCCCGCCCAACGTAGGCTTCCCCGAAGAGGGCACCGCCCACTACGTCGTTCAGATCCACTACAACAACCTCGCGGGCCTCCCGAACCAGACCGACGCGAGCGGCTTCTCCACGTGCACCGGCGCACCGCGCGAGCACGAGGCCGACGTCATGGCCTTCGGCACCGAAGCTTTCTCACTTCCGCCGCGCACGAAGACCGCCAAGCGATGCACCGTCGAGGTCCCGGCCGACTACGCCGGCTTGACCCTCTTTTCTGCCATGCCTCACCAGCACCAGCTGGGAACGAGCATCTCGACGACGCTGCGTCGCGGCACGCAAGCCATCGACCTTGGCACCCGATCGCCCTGGAACTTCCAGAACCAGGAATGGTCACCCATCGCGGCGGTCACGCAGACGGGCGACAAGATCGAGACGCGCTGCGAATGGGTCAACGGCGGAACGGAAGCCGTCAGCTATGGCGAAAAGACGCTCGACGAGATGTGCTACTCGTTCACGCTCTATTACCCGCGACGCACCGCGCCCGACTGGTCGTGGGACGTTCCCGCGAAGGCGACGACGTGCGTCGACGAGTGA
- a CDS encoding carbon-nitrogen hydrolase family protein: MIDVAIVQLAASFGNVAGRLARTRELLAGPRSDIAVLPEAALTGYVSARGDFDLTPFAESLNGTTATSLASLAADKRIFLVAPLVERDGARCYNTTLVFNRLGDLVVRYRKRHPWYPERWASPGEGAHPIFELEGRRIALATCFDVHFLAKEASGVLAEADALIFPSAWVEDSDGDDEDTRTPLLQDLARRFSVDVIAANWARGDVSVRGQGRSGAILRDGTVAVKAGLDEQRVDASLP, from the coding sequence GTGATCGACGTCGCCATCGTCCAGCTGGCGGCGTCTTTTGGGAACGTTGCTGGGCGGCTCGCCCGCACCCGGGAGCTCTTGGCCGGGCCCCGCTCCGACATTGCCGTCTTGCCGGAGGCGGCGCTTACCGGCTACGTCTCCGCCCGAGGAGACTTCGACCTGACTCCCTTTGCCGAGTCTTTGAACGGCACGACCGCGACGTCGCTCGCATCGCTTGCCGCGGACAAGCGCATTTTCCTCGTAGCGCCTTTAGTCGAGCGGGATGGCGCGCGTTGCTACAACACGACCCTCGTCTTCAACCGACTCGGGGACCTCGTGGTTCGCTACCGCAAGCGTCACCCGTGGTACCCGGAGAGGTGGGCGTCTCCGGGCGAAGGCGCTCACCCCATCTTCGAGCTGGAGGGGCGCCGGATCGCGCTCGCGACCTGTTTCGACGTGCACTTCCTCGCGAAGGAGGCATCTGGTGTGCTTGCCGAGGCGGACGCGCTCATTTTTCCTTCCGCCTGGGTGGAAGACTCTGACGGCGACGATGAGGACACTCGAACGCCGCTCCTCCAGGATCTTGCGCGGCGCTTTTCCGTCGATGTGATCGCCGCAAACTGGGCACGTGGCGACGTCTCCGTCCGAGGGCAGGGGCGCTCCGGCGCGATCCTCCGCGACGGTACCGTGGCAGTGAAGGCGGGGCTAGACGAGCAACGCGTCGACGCCAGCCTCCCTTGA
- a CDS encoding NADP-dependent malic enzyme, with amino-acid sequence MSSVRKQDALDYHAQGRPGKIEVVPTKPSATQRDLSLAYSPGVAEPCRAIAEQPHLVDVYTARKNLVGVITNGTAVLGLGNIGPYAAKPVMEGKAMLFKRFADIDVFDIEVAETDPAKFIETVVRLEPTFGAINLEDIRAPDCFAIEEELRRRMRIPVFHDDQHGTAIIVGAGLLNACELVRKSLSDVKVAWLGAGAAAVRCMELLVSLGARRENIVMFDKVGVVTVGRTEEMDPYKGAFATNEPLRSLADVIRGRDVLVGLSTGNIVTSEMLTTMNPNPIIFALANPDPEIAYEAARAARPDAILATGRSDYPNQVNNVLGYPYVFRGALDVGATTINEEMKLAAVRALAALAREGVPDRVMEAYGLKSLRFGRNYIIPKPFDERVLSWVSPAVAAAAIATGVARQPVDIGAYKDLLTTRLSPHRGTLQRIVAIARSAPPRLVFPEGEHEKIIRAATIVLDDLIGRPILLGNPEVIQERARELDVDLSGIEIVLPHKSPVLEDYVDTYWELRRRKGLTRYDAQKAVSRERRVFGMLMVHRGDADGCVSGLTSSYPDTIRPALRIVGLAPGYRRASGMYMLLKGSNVLFCGDATVNVEPDAETLAEIAIQSADAVRDMGIEPRIAVLSYGNFGSAAGREPSTGARAAALVKGRRPDLMIDGEMQADVALQPHLREDWSFSQLEGAANVLIFPNLSAGNIAYKLLASFGGAEAIGPILLGMRKPVTVLQQNSSVDSIVTMAAITAASCVRHARADAPPISQSFLP; translated from the coding sequence ATGAGCTCGGTCCGGAAACAAGACGCGCTCGATTACCACGCGCAAGGTCGCCCTGGAAAAATCGAAGTCGTCCCTACGAAGCCCTCTGCCACGCAACGCGATCTCTCGCTGGCGTACTCACCGGGCGTCGCGGAGCCATGTCGAGCCATCGCTGAACAGCCGCATCTCGTGGATGTGTACACGGCACGAAAGAACCTCGTTGGCGTGATCACCAACGGTACGGCGGTGCTGGGGCTTGGGAATATCGGTCCCTACGCGGCGAAGCCGGTGATGGAGGGCAAGGCGATGCTCTTCAAACGCTTCGCCGACATTGACGTCTTCGACATCGAAGTTGCGGAGACGGACCCTGCCAAGTTCATTGAAACGGTCGTCCGCCTCGAACCGACATTCGGGGCCATCAACCTCGAGGACATTCGCGCACCAGACTGCTTCGCCATCGAGGAAGAACTCCGCCGACGCATGCGGATCCCTGTTTTCCACGACGACCAACATGGCACGGCCATCATTGTCGGGGCGGGCCTCCTGAATGCATGCGAGTTGGTTCGGAAGAGCCTTTCCGACGTAAAGGTGGCCTGGCTTGGCGCCGGTGCGGCCGCCGTTCGTTGCATGGAGCTCCTCGTCTCGCTTGGGGCGAGGCGCGAAAACATCGTGATGTTCGACAAGGTCGGCGTCGTCACTGTCGGGCGCACCGAGGAGATGGACCCCTACAAGGGAGCGTTCGCGACGAACGAACCGCTCCGCTCGCTCGCGGACGTGATTCGCGGCCGCGACGTCCTGGTGGGACTCTCAACGGGCAACATCGTCACGTCAGAAATGCTGACGACCATGAACCCCAACCCCATCATCTTCGCGCTCGCAAACCCGGACCCGGAGATCGCCTACGAAGCGGCGCGCGCGGCGCGGCCCGACGCCATTCTCGCCACCGGCCGCAGCGACTACCCGAACCAGGTCAACAACGTCCTTGGTTATCCCTACGTATTTCGGGGAGCCCTCGACGTCGGAGCCACAACGATCAACGAAGAGATGAAGCTCGCCGCGGTGCGCGCCCTCGCGGCCCTCGCTCGAGAGGGTGTGCCCGACCGCGTGATGGAGGCGTATGGCCTGAAGTCCCTTCGCTTCGGTCGCAACTACATCATCCCAAAGCCGTTCGATGAACGCGTCCTTTCGTGGGTGTCGCCGGCCGTGGCCGCGGCAGCCATCGCGACGGGCGTGGCGCGGCAGCCAGTCGATATCGGGGCGTACAAGGACCTCCTCACGACGCGCCTGTCTCCGCATCGGGGGACGCTGCAGCGTATCGTCGCCATCGCGCGGAGCGCGCCTCCGCGTCTCGTCTTTCCAGAGGGCGAGCACGAGAAGATCATCCGCGCGGCGACCATCGTCCTCGACGACCTCATCGGTCGACCAATCTTGTTGGGCAACCCGGAGGTCATCCAAGAGCGCGCCCGCGAACTCGATGTCGACCTCTCCGGCATTGAGATTGTTCTTCCTCACAAGTCTCCGGTCCTCGAAGACTACGTGGACACGTATTGGGAGCTCCGACGGCGCAAGGGGCTCACGCGCTACGACGCCCAAAAAGCCGTCAGTCGCGAGCGGCGCGTGTTTGGAATGTTGATGGTTCACCGGGGCGATGCGGACGGCTGCGTTTCGGGGCTCACATCGAGCTATCCGGACACCATTCGGCCTGCGCTTCGCATCGTCGGCCTCGCCCCCGGCTACCGTCGGGCTAGCGGCATGTACATGCTGCTCAAGGGATCGAACGTCCTCTTTTGTGGCGACGCAACCGTGAACGTCGAACCCGACGCTGAGACGCTCGCGGAAATCGCGATTCAGTCCGCCGACGCCGTGCGCGACATGGGCATCGAGCCGCGCATCGCGGTGCTCTCGTACGGAAATTTCGGCAGTGCAGCAGGGCGCGAACCGTCGACTGGCGCGCGCGCGGCGGCCCTCGTCAAGGGCCGTCGACCGGACTTGATGATCGATGGCGAGATGCAGGCCGATGTAGCGCTCCAGCCGCATCTGCGCGAGGACTGGTCGTTCTCTCAGCTCGAGGGCGCGGCGAACGTCTTGATCTTCCCGAACCTCTCCGCGGGCAACATCGCGTACAAGCTGCTGGCGTCGTTCGGCGGCGCCGAAGCCATCGGCCCGATCCTGCTCGGCATGCGCAAGCCCGTCACCGTTCTTCAGCAGAACTCGAGCGTCGATTCCATCGTGACGATGGCCGCTATCACGGCCGCCAGCTGCGTAAGGCACGCACGCGCCGACGCGCCGCCCATTAGCCAGTCGTTCCTGCCGTGA
- a CDS encoding LysR family transcriptional regulator → MSEPFGLRLGDLQTFLHIASSGSVSAAARQLQVTVSQVSKSLARLEQRIGKTLVARSARGIALTEDGKRLLPRIQAVAFELRALTATEAQEGRLTVTIVAPSFLVESVVPMLIARVRDARYRIRTASPAEIRGELGERRFDVALLPGEDRAPAGWIGETVGEVRNGLFGSPELVAKLGRMPVVESRIRQLTFVQPLRTDPLVVRPTTDGCPLPVEDRLLGDEVQTFPVAAELAAHGDQVVFGPTLAARHLLRAGLLEEIDVRGWASTTPVQLFVSDAMPSSFCKKVLTATRAVLIDAVP, encoded by the coding sequence ATGTCGGAGCCGTTCGGATTGCGCTTGGGCGACCTCCAAACATTTCTGCATATCGCGTCGAGCGGCAGCGTTTCCGCGGCGGCGCGACAACTTCAGGTAACGGTCTCGCAGGTGAGCAAGAGCCTTGCGCGTCTGGAGCAGCGCATAGGGAAGACCCTTGTCGCAAGGTCGGCGCGTGGCATCGCTCTGACGGAGGACGGCAAGCGCCTCCTCCCTCGCATTCAAGCCGTCGCTTTCGAGCTCCGGGCGCTCACGGCCACCGAAGCCCAGGAGGGACGTCTCACGGTCACGATCGTGGCCCCTTCCTTTCTCGTTGAATCCGTGGTGCCGATGCTGATCGCGCGCGTGCGCGACGCGCGGTATCGCATCCGCACGGCCAGCCCTGCGGAGATTCGCGGCGAGCTCGGCGAGCGGCGCTTCGACGTGGCTCTCTTGCCAGGGGAAGACCGTGCACCAGCAGGGTGGATTGGCGAAACGGTTGGGGAAGTCAGAAATGGTCTGTTTGGATCGCCCGAACTGGTGGCCAAGCTGGGGCGCATGCCGGTCGTGGAGAGCCGGATTCGCCAACTCACGTTCGTCCAACCCCTCCGTACCGATCCGCTCGTGGTGCGCCCCACCACCGACGGGTGCCCGCTGCCCGTGGAGGACCGGCTCCTCGGGGACGAGGTGCAGACATTTCCCGTAGCCGCCGAGCTTGCCGCCCACGGCGACCAAGTTGTCTTCGGCCCTACCCTCGCAGCGCGCCACCTGCTTCGTGCGGGCTTGCTCGAGGAAATCGATGTGCGCGGCTGGGCATCGACGACGCCGGTGCAATTGTTCGTAAGCGACGCGATGCCGTCGAGTTTCTGCAAGAAGGTGCTGACCGCGACGCGAGCCGTCCTCATCGATGCGGTGCCCTAG
- a CDS encoding transposase, with protein MITRRATRRHFLFRPDEDGTSQRLYWYATAVVAEKFGIELHAVQVLSTHIHEVLTDTRGELPAFLRERNRLLANALKQHRGWPEEVFQRAPANYVELLGVDALLKQIGYTLANCVEAGLVKHPGKWPGVTVSADDIGLHVVEVERPRVYFDPKNRKWPARARLPITMPRELKEAYAERAPAVLRAAVDAAIARARSLAREAGYTVGAVAQLLSVPFSERATSAEPTGQSEPTFATGGNRSRAEEAWRELSAFRELYRKALAALRAGQRYAFPRGTWRWCKELLPPSPLEQPSAPTDASQRSSSSVAAAALGCLPTPTVLLTAGTTG; from the coding sequence ATGATCACCCGTCGCGCTACGCGCCGCCACTTTCTGTTTCGTCCCGATGAGGACGGAACGAGCCAACGCCTCTATTGGTATGCCACGGCCGTCGTGGCCGAGAAGTTTGGGATCGAACTCCACGCGGTCCAGGTCCTGTCGACCCACATTCACGAGGTACTCACGGATACGCGCGGCGAGCTGCCCGCCTTTCTCCGCGAGCGAAACCGCCTGCTCGCAAACGCGCTCAAGCAACATCGCGGGTGGCCCGAGGAGGTGTTTCAGCGTGCCCCAGCCAACTATGTTGAGCTCCTGGGGGTCGATGCGCTGCTCAAGCAAATCGGTTACACGCTCGCGAATTGCGTAGAGGCAGGCCTGGTCAAGCATCCGGGCAAGTGGCCCGGGGTCACAGTCTCGGCGGACGACATCGGTCTCCACGTTGTCGAAGTGGAACGCCCAAGAGTCTACTTCGACCCGAAGAATCGCAAATGGCCCGCGCGAGCACGCTTGCCGATCACGATGCCTCGTGAGCTCAAGGAAGCCTACGCGGAGCGCGCCCCCGCGGTCCTGCGGGCGGCAGTCGACGCGGCCATTGCTCGCGCGCGCTCACTCGCACGCGAGGCCGGGTACACGGTCGGCGCCGTCGCGCAGCTGCTCTCTGTCCCCTTCTCGGAGCGCGCAACGAGCGCCGAACCCACTGGGCAAAGCGAACCGACCTTCGCCACGGGGGGAAATCGAAGCCGGGCGGAGGAAGCGTGGAGGGAACTCAGCGCCTTCCGCGAACTCTATCGGAAAGCGCTAGCCGCCCTAAGGGCGGGGCAACGCTACGCGTTTCCGCGCGGTACCTGGCGCTGGTGCAAGGAGTTGCTCCCTCCATCGCCGCTTGAACAGCCGAGCGCGCCAACCGACGCCTCGCAGCGAAGCTCAAGCTCCGTCGCCGCCGCCGCGCTTGGCTGCCTGCCCACACCGACGGTCCTCCTCACGGCAGGAACGACTGGCTAA
- a CDS encoding inositol monophosphatase, producing MSLGATERRELLDIVLPIAREAATLVLGGYRARPRAETKGEYTNLVTEFDRRSETLLRERLHERTGLFVVGEEHGSDIGGPVGEEHGSDIGGDLAFYVDPIDGTTNFVHGHPFYCVSIGLVERGAVPILGAVVAPSLHVEWTGALGVGAFRNGVDCRVSEVERFENALLATGFPYDRRLADANFEAFARIKRRCQAVRRCGSAALDLCLVADGTYDGYWERHLGPWDVAGGAALVRAAGGRVTAFGGGETSVLSGEIVASNGAIHGALVAELA from the coding sequence GTGAGCCTCGGCGCAACAGAACGACGCGAGCTGCTCGACATCGTGTTGCCCATCGCCCGTGAGGCGGCGACCCTCGTTCTCGGCGGCTACCGCGCGAGACCGCGCGCCGAGACCAAAGGCGAGTACACGAACTTGGTGACGGAGTTCGATCGGCGAAGCGAGACGCTGCTCCGCGAGCGGCTCCACGAACGAACGGGGCTCTTCGTCGTGGGCGAAGAGCACGGCTCCGACATTGGCGGCCCCGTGGGCGAAGAGCACGGCTCCGACATTGGCGGCGACCTGGCCTTCTACGTCGACCCCATCGACGGAACGACGAACTTCGTCCACGGTCACCCGTTCTACTGCGTATCCATTGGGCTCGTGGAGCGGGGCGCGGTGCCAATCCTCGGTGCCGTTGTAGCGCCGTCGCTGCACGTGGAGTGGACGGGCGCGCTTGGTGTGGGCGCATTTCGCAATGGCGTCGATTGCCGCGTGAGCGAGGTTGAGCGCTTCGAGAACGCGCTCCTCGCAACCGGCTTTCCCTACGATCGGAGACTCGCCGACGCGAACTTCGAGGCCTTCGCGCGAATCAAGCGGCGCTGCCAAGCCGTGCGTCGATGCGGTTCCGCCGCGCTCGACCTTTGTCTGGTAGCTGACGGCACCTACGACGGGTATTGGGAGCGCCACTTGGGGCCGTGGGATGTGGCGGGAGGCGCCGCATTGGTCCGAGCGGCCGGTGGTCGCGTGACCGCCTTTGGCGGCGGCGAGACGAGTGTCCTTTCGGGCGAGATCGTGGCGAGCAACGGTGCCATTCATGGCGCGCTCGTCGCCGAACTCGCCTGA